In Thermogemmata fonticola, a genomic segment contains:
- the coaD gene encoding pantetheine-phosphate adenylyltransferase yields MPAPLNPRYAVYTGTFDPVHLGHLDIIQRGSQLFDRLIVGVGINPEKTTLFSIEERVELLQQVVQGIPRVEIQPFLGLAVRFVREAGARIMLRGLRTLSDMEYEFTMSLMNLHLDPDIETVFLMAKEEYSHISSSLLRQIAMLGGDLSRFLPDVVRQALEAKAAAGQILPAHCTGPFRGGH; encoded by the coding sequence GTGCCTGCTCCCCTCAATCCCCGCTATGCCGTCTACACCGGCACCTTCGACCCGGTCCATCTCGGACACCTGGATATCATCCAGCGCGGCAGCCAGCTCTTCGACCGCCTCATCGTCGGCGTCGGCATCAATCCGGAAAAGACCACCCTCTTTTCCATCGAGGAGCGAGTCGAGTTGCTCCAGCAGGTCGTGCAGGGCATTCCCCGCGTGGAGATTCAGCCGTTTCTCGGCTTAGCCGTCCGCTTCGTGCGCGAGGCTGGCGCCCGCATCATGCTCCGCGGCCTGCGCACCCTCTCGGACATGGAGTACGAGTTCACCATGTCCCTGATGAACCTCCATTTGGACCCGGACATTGAGACGGTCTTCCTCATGGCCAAGGAAGAGTATTCGCACATCAGCAGCTCGTTGTTACGCCAGATTGCCATGCTCGGCGGGGACCTGAGCCGATTTCTGCCCGATGTGGTGCGTCAGGCTTTGGAGGCCAAAGCAGCGGCGGGACAGATTCTGCCGGCCCATTGCACCGGCCCATTCCGCGGCGGCCACTGA